From one Agathobaculum sp. NTUH-O15-33 genomic stretch:
- the dnaN gene encoding DNA polymerase III subunit beta produces the protein MKFSCEKETLLGLLGTASRAVTGKSAMPLLEGLLIEAENGELTITGYDLSMGIRTTAEADIVEPGRIVLNARLFFDIVRKLPTDAVYLETDDKLLTTIKCGRSVFNLIATEADEYPALAEVSNDTGFTLPQAILKSMIAQTIFSVSDNESKPIHTGCLFELEPGQLNVVAVDGYRLSVRRERIDSISGAMKFVVPGASLREIERILTEEDGTVDIFPDRKNILFRIGSTTLITRLIDGEFLNYRAAIPAEFEHNVTVDRHELITCIERVSLIVSEKLKNPVRFHFDGSFVQLSCITAIGKSYDECAIDGEVSDLEIGFNNRYMLEALRAAGEDTVRLSLKGSLNPVVVTPLEGDAYTYLVLPVRLKAND, from the coding sequence GGTTTGCTCGGCACCGCATCCCGCGCAGTAACCGGAAAAAGCGCCATGCCGCTGCTTGAAGGATTGCTGATCGAAGCGGAAAATGGCGAGCTCACCATTACCGGCTACGACCTTTCCATGGGCATACGAACCACGGCGGAAGCCGATATTGTGGAACCCGGCCGCATTGTACTGAATGCAAGACTGTTTTTCGATATCGTCCGCAAGCTGCCGACCGACGCGGTCTATCTCGAAACCGACGACAAGCTGCTCACCACAATCAAGTGCGGCCGTTCGGTATTCAACCTGATCGCGACCGAAGCGGACGAATACCCCGCGTTGGCCGAAGTTTCAAACGACACCGGCTTTACCCTGCCGCAGGCGATCCTCAAGAGCATGATCGCGCAAACGATCTTTTCCGTTTCCGATAACGAATCCAAACCGATCCACACCGGCTGCCTGTTTGAACTCGAACCCGGCCAACTAAACGTGGTCGCCGTGGACGGCTATCGGCTCTCCGTGCGGCGCGAGCGCATCGATAGTATTTCCGGGGCCATGAAATTCGTGGTGCCGGGCGCCTCGCTGCGCGAGATCGAACGCATTTTGACCGAGGAGGACGGCACGGTCGACATTTTCCCCGATCGCAAGAACATTTTGTTCCGCATTGGCTCCACCACGCTGATTACCCGCCTGATCGACGGCGAATTTCTCAATTACCGCGCGGCCATCCCCGCGGAATTTGAGCATAACGTGACCGTGGACCGGCACGAGCTGATCACCTGTATCGAACGCGTTTCTCTGATCGTTTCCGAAAAGCTGAAAAACCCTGTCCGCTTCCACTTTGACGGCAGCTTTGTGCAGCTTTCCTGCATCACCGCGATTGGCAAGAGCTATGACGAATGCGCAATAGACGGCGAGGTAAGCGATCTGGAGATCGGTTTCAATAACCGCTACATGCTCGAAGCGCTGCGCGCAGCGGGCGAGGATACCGTGCGCCTGTCGCTCAAAGGCTCGCTCAATCCGGTGGTTGTGACGCCGCTGGAAGGCGACGCTTACACCTATCTGGTCCTTCCGGTGAGGCTGAAAGCCAATGATTGA
- a CDS encoding RNA-binding S4 domain-containing protein translates to MIELEIREEYIKLDSFLKLANLVSSGGEAKIRIAEGEVLVNGTPCLQRGKKLRPGDTVCMDGQEARVKEKI, encoded by the coding sequence ATGATTGAACTGGAGATCCGTGAAGAGTATATTAAGCTCGATTCGTTTCTAAAGCTGGCAAACCTTGTTTCCTCCGGCGGCGAAGCAAAGATCCGCATCGCCGAAGGCGAGGTGCTGGTCAACGGAACACCCTGCCTACAGCGCGGGAAAAAGCTGCGTCCGGGCGATACGGTATGCATGGACGGTCAGGAAGCCCGTGTGAAAGAGAAAATATGA
- the recF gene encoding DNA replication/repair protein RecF (All proteins in this family for which functions are known are DNA-binding proteins that assist the filamentation of RecA onto DNA for the initiation of recombination or recombinational repair.), translated as MKLITLNLQNFRNYTEEKFVFDPSVNLICGENGQGKTNLLEAVAALSTMRLFRTAQKREGLRFDADFAKILAEVEAQHRDFSLDLRFSRVKPMEIYKNGVRQKRQSDVQGLFKTVLFCPEDLSLVRQGAAARRRFLDTALCQLRPNYARCLEEYHRLHEHKIRILRDSEQNPSLLSLWEDFSLRMAKFGAHIIRYRAYYCKKLLAASAELHRAIAPQEELSGEYQTVKTVTDPFATASVIEQQLIEHVLSHKTAEIKARSCLSGPHKDDLVMLLNGRSASAYGSQGQVRTCTLSLKLAERELFNGEDGEYPVLLLDDVLSELDRRRQDFVLNHISGGQVLITCCEDGISEKLHAGAVFPIENGKII; from the coding sequence ATGAAGCTGATTACGCTGAATTTGCAAAATTTTCGCAATTATACCGAAGAAAAGTTTGTTTTCGATCCGTCGGTCAATCTGATTTGCGGCGAAAACGGACAGGGAAAGACCAACCTTCTCGAAGCGGTGGCCGCCCTTTCCACGATGCGCCTGTTCCGTACGGCGCAAAAGCGGGAAGGGCTGCGCTTTGACGCGGATTTCGCCAAAATATTGGCCGAAGTAGAGGCGCAGCACCGTGATTTTTCGCTCGATCTGCGCTTTTCCCGCGTAAAACCGATGGAGATCTACAAAAACGGCGTGCGTCAAAAGCGGCAGTCCGATGTGCAAGGACTTTTTAAAACTGTTTTATTCTGCCCGGAGGATCTTTCTTTGGTACGGCAGGGCGCGGCGGCGCGGCGGCGTTTTTTAGATACCGCGCTTTGCCAGCTTCGGCCTAATTACGCGCGCTGTCTGGAAGAATACCACCGCCTGCACGAACATAAAATACGTATTCTGCGGGATAGCGAGCAAAATCCCTCCCTCCTCTCACTGTGGGAGGATTTTTCGCTTCGTATGGCCAAATTCGGCGCGCATATCATCCGTTACCGCGCCTATTATTGCAAGAAATTGCTCGCCGCTTCGGCCGAGCTGCACCGGGCGATTGCGCCGCAGGAGGAGCTATCCGGTGAATATCAGACCGTTAAGACCGTGACCGATCCGTTTGCCACGGCCTCTGTCATCGAGCAGCAGCTGATCGAGCATGTGTTATCCCATAAAACGGCGGAAATCAAGGCGAGAAGCTGTCTTTCCGGACCCCATAAGGACGATCTGGTCATGCTTCTGAACGGCCGCAGCGCGTCGGCTTACGGCTCGCAGGGGCAGGTGCGTACCTGCACGCTGTCGCTCAAGCTGGCCGAGCGTGAATTATTCAACGGAGAGGACGGGGAATACCCGGTTTTGCTGCTGGACGACGTGCTTTCCGAGCTGGACCGTCGCCGGCAGGACTTTGTTTTGAACCATATTTCCGGCGGTCAGGTGCTGATCACCTGCTGTGAGGACGGAATATCTGAAAAACTGCACGCCGGCGCAGTATTTCCCATAGAAAACGGCAAAATTATTTAA
- the remB gene encoding extracellular matrix regulator RemB, whose amino-acid sequence MYLHLGQDYVVPLRQVTCVFDMDTATASKWTQKLVRRLQEEGRIIELYEDLPRAAVLCVGELGEYLYLTELSSRALQRRVEKRFAI is encoded by the coding sequence ATGTATTTGCATTTGGGTCAGGATTATGTAGTGCCGCTCCGGCAGGTTACCTGTGTGTTCGATATGGACACCGCGACCGCGTCAAAATGGACGCAGAAGCTGGTACGCCGCCTGCAGGAAGAAGGGCGCATCATCGAGCTGTACGAGGATCTGCCCCGTGCGGCCGTTTTGTGTGTGGGAGAGCTTGGCGAGTATCTGTACCTGACCGAGCTTTCTTCGCGCGCCCTGCAACGAAGAGTAGAAAAAAGATTTGCGATCTAA